Genomic window (Chondrocystis sp. NIES-4102):
CTGATTGATGAAATTGCTCTAAAAACAAACCTTCTGGCAATTAACGCCTCCGTAGAAGCTGCTCGTGCTGGAGAATTAGGTCAAGGCTTTACCGCAGTAGCTGAACAGGTGGGTGCATTGGCAGAACAATCAGCAAAAGCTACTCAAGAGATTGCCCAGTTAATTACAGGTATTCAGCAAGAGACTCAAGAAGTAGTTGCAGCAATGGAAACAGGTACAACTCAGGTGGTAGATAGTACTCGTTTAGTTGAAGCGACTAAAAGCAGTTTGGGTGCAGTCTTAACTAAATCACAAGAAATTGACAGATTAATGAAGTTGATTTCCGAAGCCACTATTTCTCAGGCGCAAACTTCTCAAGCTGTGACCGAAATTATGATGCTCAATAGTAGAACATCTCAACAGCGATCTACCTCTTCTAGTCAGGTAGCACAAGAAATGCAAACAACTGCAACAATTCTCGCCCAACTACAAGAGTCGGTAGCTCAGTTTAAGGTTAGCGACGCTGAAGCGGATGAGATTGATAATTCTACCATAATTGCTCCAGCAACAGCTTAAATTGTTTAATTTGGGAAGTTAGGGCAAAGAAAGACGGGATGAATAATTTTTGTTCATGACAGGTTAACGCAAATATTAACCCTGCCTTCAATTTGAAGAATTGATATTAGTTTGTACCCTTCAGACTATAGTAGTAATCAATAAGTAATAAAAATGGATACGGATCAACAAATCAGACTCGATTTCTTAGAAGAAGCAGATGAATATTTCAATAGTTTGGAATCTCTGCTGATGGATCTAGAGTCTCAAGGGGCTGAACCTAGTTTATTGGATACAGCTATGCGGGCTGCTCATTCTCTTAAAGGTGGTGCAGCAATGATGCAGTTTAAACCTTTAAGTAAAATCGCTCACCGTCTGGAAGATTTTTTAAAAATACTTAGAGTCCGCAAAGACAATTCTTTAGTCGATCGCGAGGTTACAACTTTACTTTTACAAGGGGTTGACTGTCTTAGGGAAGTCAGAAATTTACATCAGCAGGACACTGTTATTGATGAAGATTGGTTATCTAATTATACCGACCCTGTTTTTGAACGTTTACGTGGCAGGTTGGGAGATTTAAAAGATGAAGACGAAGACTTACTGCTAGCCGAAGAAGAGCAAGTTGATGTGGCTACTTTGATTTTTCAAAGTGGGGTGGAAGAATGTTTAGAAAGTTTTCGAGGGCAAATTGAGGTTTTAGCTCCCCCGCAATTAAAAGAAGAATTGGCGATGCAGGCGGAGCAATTAGCCGAATTTGGTCAAATGAGCCTGATCGAACCCTTTGTCGAACTATGTGAGTCGGTTAAGCAACGTTTAGCCGTAGTTTCCCTAAATGAAATTAAAGCCTTAGCCCAAGAAGCTTTAAAACTCTGGGAGCGATCGCACGCTTTGGTTTTGGTGGGTAGAATTGATAAACTGCCAACTAGAATTGGTAGCACCCTAGTAGATGACGAGCCTACATCTGAGCAAGCAATCACAACACCAGATATTCAAGATATAATTGATCCTGCCGAACTACAAGCAATTCAAAACTTTACAGCCCAAGAATTAGCCACAGGGTCTACAGAGTTGGATTTCGATGAGTTTATTCCCGATGCAGCAGAATTATTAGCCTTAGATGAAGCTATGAAAGCTATGGCTGAGGTGGAGAATGTAAATTCCATTCCACTAGATTTAGATGCACTTACACCTGATCTAGCTGAATTATCGGCATTAAATGCAGCTATTGCTGCGGTAGATACACCCGTTGTTGAAGCTGAAGTTACTCAAATAAAACCTATCCCTGCTGCTAAAAACCTCAAGCAGACTATTAAAGAACAAGGGAGAATGGTAAAAATACCAGTAGAGCAACTCCAACGTCTCAACGACTTATCTAGTAGATTGATTTTAGAACGTAATGCTGCCAACCTCCGACTAAAACAACTACAAAACTTTGTCGGTTTAACTAGAGAAAGAATGCGTCGTTTAGAACAATCTAGTAATCAACTGCGTAAGCTTTACGACTGGGCATCTTTAGAAGGCATGATTCCCACTACACAACCACAAGCCCTCAACATAGGTGTTCCTTGGCAAATTTCAACTTCATCTATAGAAGAAAAATTTGATGCTTTAGAAATGGATCGCTATAGCGATTTACATCTATTGTCCCAAGAACAAATGGAGACTATTGTACAGTTACAAGAGGTAACTACAGATATCGATCTAGGTATCCAGGAAATGGGGCAGGTAATTCGTAATTTAAACTACACAACCCACGAATTACAACAAAATATCACGCGATCGCAAATGCGCCCTTTCGCTGAACTAGTTGGGCGTTTACCGCGCATGATCCGAGATCTATCAAGCAAACATCAAAAGCCAGTTGAACTGATTATTACAGGGGAAACCACCTATATCGATCGCCAAGCTTTGGAATTACTTAGTGATCCTCTAACTCACCTTTTACGGAATGCTTTTGATCATGGTATCGAACCCACCGAAACTCGTATAGCTGCTGGTAAACCCGCCGAAGGTACAATCACCCTCAACGCAGCCCAAAAAGGTAATCAAACTGTCATTACCATAACTGACGATGGCGGAGGCATTAATATCCATAAAATTCGCGATCGCTTTATTAGACGCGGTTTTTCTCAAGCTGAAATTGATAAGGTTTCCGAAACTGATTTGTTAGATGCTATCTTTGAACCTGGTTTTAGTACCGCCGACGAAGTAACCGAATTATCGGGGCGTGGTGTTGGGATGGACGTGGTACGCTCTAATTTAAAACAAATTCGGGGCGATATTCAAGTTAGTACTGAACTTGGCAAGGGAACGACTTTTACTATTACCGTACCTCTATCTTTATTGGTATTAAGAGTCGTTATTGTTGAAAGTATGGGTATGGTTTTTGCTGTCCCTGTTTATAGTATTAAAGAAATTATTCGCTTTCACGAGCAAGCCGTAATAAAAGATGCTCAAACCGAACATATAAGCTGGAATAATCAATCTATTCCTTTATGGCGTTTAGAAAAATATCTTCGCTATCAACGTCCTAGTAGCTCTTTTGAAATGCAGGGTACTGCTAAAATCCCTACTCCCACTGTTTTAATTTTTGAAGATAATACCTCCTTGCAGGGAATTTATCTCGAAAAGTATTGGAACGAACAAGAAGTAGCGATACGACCTGTTAAAACTTCTATTGCTCTATTTCCAGGCTTTACTGGTTCGACAATTTTAGGTGATGGGCGCGTAATTCCATTAATTGAACCGAGTATATTAGCTAAAGGTCTTGCCAAACAACAACGAGCCTCCTTTACTACCTTATCAACATCAGTGGATATTCCCCTAGAAAACTCTACTTTTGCTGTTTTTGATCAATCTACTGTCTTAGTTGTAGATGATTCAGTTAACGTAAGACGTTATTTAGCAGGAATTTTAGAACGTAATGGGTATCGAGTTGAAGAAGCAAAAGACGGTCGAGATGCTGTTGATAAATTGCAGGCTGGGTTACAAGTAAAAGCAGTAATTTGTGATGTAGAAATGCCTCGTTTGGATGGTTATGGTGTCTTATCGGAAGTTAAAACCGAACCTCACTTAGAACATATTCCCATCGCTATGCTTACTTCTCGTAGCAATGATAAACACCGTCAATTAGCCATGAAACTGGGTGCTTCTGCCTATTTTTCCAAACCCTTTAATGAACAGGAAATGTTGCAAGTATTGGGAGGTTTAGTTAGTCAGCAAAATAATAATTGATTAGCTTTTAGATCTTAGCTTTTAGCTCAGGATCGCATTCGCTCTCAAATAATACTGACTCCCCCTTCCTGACTCCTACCCATTACCCATTACCTACTACCTACTACCTACTACCTAAATCTATCTCGCCTGCTCACTGCTCAAAATACCATGACTTTTACCAATTACCCAATGACGACGGAAGAAACGGGCGAGGGTGGATTCTTCTAAAGCCAAATAAATAGGTCTACCGTGGGGACAAGTGCGAGGATTACGGGTATTTTGCCATAAATCTAGTAGATTTTGCATCGCCTCTAGGGTTAGAGTTGTACCGTTGCGAATAGCACTACGACAAGCTGTTGCTACTTGAGCAGAGCGCAGATCACCCCCCCAACTAAGTTCTATTAGAGCCTCAGCACAATCGTCCCTTGATGCCAATATTTTAGGGGCATTACGTACCGCCCAAATGTTTGCGCCAAACAGTTCTATATCAATACCTAATCTCTGTAATTGTTCTATTTGAGTGGGTTTTAAATACTCTAAGGTAATGGGTGTTGGTAGGGGTGTTAATTCCCAAAATGCCTGTAATTGTTCATATAATACTCGTTCGTGGGCGATGTGTTGTTCCACCAACCATAAACCAGAGGAATGTTCGGCAACGATATAAGTTTTATTAACTTGGGCGACTGCTTTGAGTTTTAAGGAATTAATACCACTAATTGGGGAGGTTGTTGTTTCTTGTAGAGTTTGAGCTAAATTGCGGTTAATCTCATATTTGCCCGATGCTTCTGCCACTTTTAGTATTTTACCCAGTCGTTGATCGCCTACTTCTACAGGTAGATTATTTAGGTTGAAAGTTAAAGCCTGAGAAATAGCCTTGCTGACTTCTGTTTGCCAATAGGGAAGGGAATGTAAATAAATTTCGGTTTTGGCTGGGTGACGATTCCAATCAATTTGACTCGGACAAGTATGCAGATGTAATAAACAAACAGGAAAGCGATCGCGTGGTAGGGTCTTTGCCATACTATTTAATACGGTTTGTTCTAGTTCTGGCGATCGCACTTGGCGATTATTTACTGATACTTTTACCCAGTCTGCACAATGTCGATGACAGCGATCTGGTAGCCCTAATGTTAGTTCTATTTGGGATTTTTTTTGAGTTGCACCCCAAAGCGGTTGTGATTCGGATGGTGTTGGGGTTGGTATATCTACTTGCAAATAATGTAAATCATTACTGGTAATTCTTTTGAGCAACTGCGGTAATACATCTTTGGGGGTTGACCCTGGGCTAATATTAAACCAGATATTATTGTGCTGCTTAACTTGCCAAGTTACTTGTGGATGACACAGGGCAATCTGATAAATTAGTTTTTGGATAGTTTTTAACTGTTTTTCAACAGGTGGTAAACCCCGACGACGTACAGGAATTTTGGCAAATAAATTGGAAACAGTAACTATTGTACCTGGAGCTATAGCGATCGCTGTTTCGTTTTGTGCTTTTCCTTCTTGATAGGTTATTTTCCAGCCTACAGGTTCTATTTGTTGTTTGGATCTGCTACTTATGGTTAAATCGGCAACTTGGGCAATACTATGTAAAGCTTCACCTCTAAATCCTAAACTAGTAATCCGCCATAAATCTTTACAGTTATTGATTTTACTGGTGCTATGAGGTTGGGCGCAGATGCGTAAGTCTTCTAAAGACATTCCCTCACCATTATCAATTACCTGTATTTGCCAGATTTGAGGATCAAGAGCGATCGTAATGCGACTAGCTGCTGCATCTAAGGAATTTTCCACCAATTCCCTTACCACCGCAGCCAAGGAATCAATTACCTCGCCAGCAGCAATAAGATCAATTACTTCGTTTGGTAGAATTTTTATCTGTGAAGCCATATACGCCCAATATGAAGCAGAATCTACAAGGTGTTAATAATTATCGTACTTGTAGGTGGATTAGCCACAAAATTTTGTGCAATTGACCAAGCTGTATTAATTAACTGCATTGCACGTTCTGAACCATCTAAATCGGGATGATATTTAAAACTCATTTTACGATACGCAGTGCGCCCAAAAGCAATAAATGCCACAGAATACCAAATTAGATCTAAGCCATCTACAATATAATTTTGGTAGGTTTTATATTCTTCTAAATACCCCGCTACAAGTTGTTGATATATTTTTTCGGCGTTGGGTAAGGTTTTTTTGATTTGATCTATAGTAATAAAATAATTAGCATCGGTTTCATTAGGTTGGGTTTGTGATAACTCTAATTCAATAGATTCTTCCTCCACCGTTGAAACTTGGAAAGGATCTAAGGAAATATCTGGGTGTTGTACTTCCTCTTGTAGCATTTTTGCCGAGACGCAGGAATATAAGGTATTGAGTAAATCTTGATTATCTCTACACTCTGCGTGTAACTGTAAGAATTCTTGAGATAAACTAGCAATGCGCTTAAGTTTACTTAGTTGCGTTCTTAGATCTTCTGCTTTAGTATAAAGTCTCAAAGCTTCTTGATCTAATTGATTACGACGCTGTTGTTGCTGCGACTGCTCTTTTTCTAATTCTAGCAAGCGTAGGTTAACATTTGCTTGTTCTTGTCCATTAGCAATCTCTTGTTGCTCAATCTGTTCTAATTGTAATTGGATTTCAATTATAGTCTCGGTAATATCCATGCTTCTGAAATCTGTATAGATGTGCGGATTTGAAAATTATTATACTTGTTACTTATGTTTTTTACAGAAGCTATTAACCAACAGGACTAAATCCAGGCTTTTGGAATACTATGGGTGTTAATGTCAGGTTTTATTTATAGAATTTTATTGAGTAAACTTTTTTTAAACTATTTTAATTTTTTATTTGTTAGTCCACCCAATTTACTTGTGTCTGTATTGAAATTGGTAAGTTATGATTTTTGATCATTGGGGATATAAATATTAGTAATTGATCTTATATTTACATTTTTTCCCTTGTCGTAAAATTAAACTAAAAACAATTATAAGTAGAAATATAGAATAACATTTATCTTAATAGATAATCAAAGATTTTACAGTTTCATTTAAATTGATATACCGAACCACAAATATTAAGTTTGCTCTCAACAATCACCTGATTACTCTATACAAATAATTATTATTTTTGAGTTTGTAAATAATTAATAAATAAGTTAATTTTGTTTTTAGGTTTTCACTTTACTAATGAATATATTAGCTATAAAAATTACTATTAAAACAATTATCTACCAATTTATAAGACCCCTGGGGACGGAAGAGCAAGATATCAAATATAAACCTTTGCCTATTAAAACAATTAGAAACTTAGCAAATAATATCAATTAGTCACCATTATATCTAAATAAAAAAACTTTGTTAAGTTCAAGAAAAGCTGAAATATTCATAATAGCTAAATCCCTCATAACTCGGTCACAATTTTAGATAATTAATATAAAGTGATTTTATATCTTTGCGCCTTAGTCCCCCTTCGTTCCCATACAAAAATAAACATCTTTGCGTGAAACATAAAAACAAAAAACTAAAATTGCGGTAAACACTTAACACATTATAAATTTCTTATTAACTTAGTCATCATATAAATAGATATTCTTAGTTTTAACTTCACCTATTTTTAAAAACACCATAATACAATCGGCAATATAAGAAAATCTTTATTAATAAAAATGGCAACTTTTAACGTAATAAATACCAATGATTCGGGTATAGGTTCACTACGTCAAGCTATTAATGACGCAAATACCAATCCAGGAATAGATACAATCCTTTTAAATAATAATGTTACCCTGACAAATAGCATTAATATAACCGATTCATTAATAATTACAGGTAATAATTCCGTAATTACCCAAACAATTAGCGATCGCTTATTTAAAATTGATAACGCTGCAATTAGTCTTATTGATGTTACTTTCAACAATTTGACTTTAACAGGTGGTAACCCAACTGAATATGGTGGTGCGATATATACGGTTGAAAATTTAACTCTTAATAATGTTGTAGTAGAAAACAATGCTACTACTAAAAGTGGTGGTGGAGTTTATTCTGAAAATGCAGCTTTAGTAATTAAAAATAGTAGATTTGCCGATAATCATATTGCAGACGGTATAACTTCAGCAGGTGCTGCTCTTTATAGCCTCAATGGCATCTTGAATATTGATAACAGCATCATTGAGGGTAATAAATCTATGACTGGAGTTATTACAGCTAAAAATACTAAAACAACTATTACCAACACTCAAATAAATAACAATAATGGTGGTGCTATCTTTCTAACTGAAAGTTCCGAAGCCATAATTAATAATGTGGAAGTTGTTAATAACCTTGTTGACTTTGATAATTCTGTTGGCGGAGCTATATTAATAACCAATAATTCCCAAGCAAGCATTTCTAATAGTATAGTCAGAAATAATCAAGCTACATTTGGTGGTGGTATTTTTATCGGCAATCAAGCTACAGTAACAATTAATAATACTCAAATTACTAATAACATTGCCACAGAAGCAGGTGGTGGAATTGATCTAACTAATCATTCTAAAGTAACTATTAAAGATAGTCTTATTTCTGGTAATACTGCACCAGTTGGTAGTGGCTTAGAAACATTAAATCATAGCGGTGCTTTATTGATTAACGTGAGTGTTAATAACAATAGTGGCAGCAAAAATCAACTAGAAGGCAATAATATCAGATTTGGCGGTGCAAACATTGATAAAGTTGGTTTACCACTGGGTTATGTTCATCGCTTTTATCAACATGAAAAAGGTTGTCATCTTTATACTTCTGATGTTGTTGAAGTAGATACCATTAAAAATAAAAGCCTCGTTGGTGAACTTAAATATAACTATGAGTTTGAAAAGTTTAATGTCTTAACTAGTAACAAAGATCTCTTAACAGGTGCAGTAATTGCTGGTGCTAGGGAAGTATACCGTTTCTTTAACAATCAAACAGGCGCACATATCTACACAATGGATCAAGTAGAAAAACAGTATATTCAAGATAACTTGGCTAATTATAACTATGAAGGTGTAAAATTCTATGCCTTTGAGACAGATCAAGCAGATATTAATACTATTCCTATTTATAGAATGCTTAATTCCCTCTCAGGCTCACACTTGTTTACTACTGATAATAACGAGATTAATCATATCAAAGAAAACTTACCCCACTTTTCCCTAGAAGCCAATAACGGCATAGCTTTTTATGTTATGGACTTATAGCGGTATAGCAAGACGAGATAATTGAGGGGGGTTTTTTAGTTTTTAGCTTTCGACTTTGGGCTTTAATTACTACTCCTACCACCAGACTCGTTACTCTCATTGTCCCCTTGTGGGATTACTCAAACCCCACTACCTCCTACCTACTACCTACTTCAAGGGTAATATCCCAACTCCCTATTACTTGTCGATTCAACTATGATCTATTTATAGAGGGAATGCAACGCCCACAAATTTTGATTCTAAGCAAAAATGACTGTATCAACACTACCTCAGCCTTTAATTAAGCAACCAGAACGCCTAGAAGCCACCCTGAAAGAGATTCCGCCTGAACCTGGAGTCTATTTTATGCGTAGTAATAATGGTGAAATTTTATATATTGGCAAGTCTAAAAAACTACGTTCTAGAGTGCGTTCTTATTTCCGTAGCCCTAAAGACTTGAGTGCGCGTATTGCACTAATGGTACATCAGGTTACAGAAATTGAGTTTATTGTTACAGATACAGAAGCAGAAGCCTTAGCCTTAGAAGCTAATCTAATTAAACAGCATCAACCATATTATAATGTGTTGCTTAAGGATGACAAAAAATATCCTTATGTTTGCATTACTTGGTCAGAAGATTATCCACGTATCTTTATTACCCGTAAACGGCGATCCACTCAACAACGCGATCGCTATTATGGTCCTTATGTAGATACTCGTCTATTGCGCTATACCCTACATATTATCAAGCAAGTTTTTCCTCTGCGTCAGCGACGTAAACCTTTATTTAAAGATCGTCCTTGTCTCAATTATGACATGGGTAAATGTCCTGGAGTGTGCCAGTCTTTAATTACTTCGGAAGAATACAAAAAAATTGTGCAAAAAGTGGCAATGGTTTTTCAGGGAAGGAGTGAAGAACTAGTAACAACAATACAAACTCAGATGGAGAAAGCAGTAGAGAGATTAGATTTTGAAAAAGCTGCTAAATTTAGAGATCAAATAAGAGCCTTGCAAAGCCTCAATGCCGATCAAAAAGTTTCCCTTCCTGATGATACAGTCTCTCGTGATGCGATCGCGTCTTCTGCGGATGAAAAGCACTGTTGTATTCAATTATTCCAAATTCGCGCTGGTAAACTAGTAGGACGTTTAGGTTTCTTTGCGGATGCTCAATCTGGTACACCTGGGGCGATTTTACAACGGGTATTAGAAGAACATTATGCCACTGTTGAGGCGGTGGAAATACCAGCAGAAATTTTAGTACAACATGAATTACCAGAAAGTGAAATTTTAACCGAATGGTTAACGCAACAAAAAGGTAGAAAAGTTAGTTTAATCAATCCCCAAAGACAAATTAAAGCCGAACTAATCGAAATGGTAGAACGTAATGCCAATTATGAATTAGAACGGACTCAAAGAGCAAGCGATCGCAATGAGCAAGCCTTACAGGATCTAGCTACTATTTTGGATTTACCTGAATTACCCAAGCGTATCGAAGGATATGATATCTCTCATGTTCAAGGTTCAAACGCCGTAGCTTCTCAGGTAGTCTTTGTAGATGGTATCCCAGCAAAACAACATTATCGTCATTATAAAATTAAAAACCCTAACGTCCAGATCGGACATTCCGATGATTTTGCGAGTATGGCAGAGATAATTAGCCGACGTTTTCGCAAATATAAACGTTCAGATGATCAAGCGGATATTCCCCTAGATACAACTTCAGATCCCGATTTTCCCGACTTAGTAATGATCGACGGTGGTAAAGGACAATTATCAGCAGTAGTTAAAGTCTTACAGGAAATGAACTTGTTAGAAGCCGTTCAAGTAGTGAGTTTAGCTAAAAAAAGAGAAGAAATATTTCTCCCAGGCGCATCCGAACCCTTAGATACCAATGCCGAACAACCAGGTGTACAATTATTGCGACGAGTCAGGGATGAATCTCACCGTTTCGCCGTCAGTTTCCATCGTCAACAGCGACTAACCAATAGTCGGCGATCGCGTTTGGCAGATATTCCAGGTTTAGGTTTTCAGCGTCAAAAGCAATTACTAGCTCACTTTCGTTCTATAGATTATATCCGCGAGGCTTCTTTAGCTAAACTTACAGAAGTTCCAGGTATAGGTGCAAATCTTGCTCAGGAAATTTATAATTATTTCCATCCTAGTTAATTGCGTGAAAATAAGATTATTTAAGAAACAGGATACAGAACAGATAGCGCGTTTATTTCATCAAACAGTACGCCATGTTAATCTCGGCGATTACTCCCAGACTCAAGTTCAAGCCTGGGCTCCTGATAATATTTATTTTCGAGATTGGGAAAATAGCTGTAGTCAGGGATATACTTGTGTTGCTGAGGATGCAGGTGTGATAGTAGGGTTTGGAGAACTAAAACCGAATGGTTATATTGATTGCTTTTATATTCATAAAGATTATCAACGTTGTGGAGTAGGTAGTAAAATCTATCAAGCGATCAAAGAATTGGCTCTAAACTTGGGAGTGAGCCACTTGACTACTCAAGCAAGCATCACCGCCAAACCATTTTTTCTACACTTAGGATTTGTAATTGTTAAACAGCAAGAAGTGAACTGTCGGGGTGAAATATTTATTAATTATCTGATGGTTAAATCTCTAAATAATAAATAACAACTTGCAAAATTATTTCATTATCAAGAAAACTTGCGCATTGATTCAATTAAGCGATCAAAATAAGGCTCAAGATCATCCTGTTGATCGTGGGGGAATTTTTCCAAACTAAAGATTTTTAATTGCTCTAAACCTAAAACCATCGCCTCTAGAGGAACTTGCAACTCTTGATACAGTTGTTCCATAAAACCCATACCGCGATCGCTAATATAATCAATTGATCCGCCACTAATACCATAACTAATACAACGCAAAAAATGCCAAAAATCGCGCCAGCAAGCCTCTGCTCGCATGGGAGGATATAAACCTCCTCCAGGTTCGGTAATTTGAGGATTAGCTTTTAAAACCACACCCCTAGCTGAAGAAACTATTTCAGTAGCATGATCATGTAATATTTTTCCCTGTTGCAAATTATGAGACAAACTCGGAACATAATTAGTAATTGTTTCTATATCTGCTTGGGTTAAAAAGCGTCCCTGATTATCTGCATCCTCAAAAATTCCAATAACCTCGCTCTGATACTTATCCCAATTTTCAAAGCTGACAATTCGAGACTTTTTAATTAATTCTTGTACCCTTTGACTAAGCATTTTGTGTAATGGTTTTTTGATATATATAGCAATATTAGACAATTAAGAGACGTTTTTTTACTACCCATTTGCTTTGTTTTAGCTTTGAGCTTCTTAGCTTCTCCTGACTATATGCGGAGCGGTATCTTTATGACTGATTCGTTATTCGCTACTCAACCCCTAATACCTACTATCGTCACGTTCGCGCTTTGGTCGCCTCAAGAGCGTGCGCTCAGGGACGCTTTCCGCGCCTACTACCCACTACCTACTACCTTCTGTCTCCCCTCTCCTGACTTCAGGAGTGCATTCGCTCAAGGCATGGAAACCGTACCGTTAGCACAGCACCGCTCCTGTCTCCTGACTCCTAACTCCCCTCTCCTGTCTCCTGACTCCTATATCTTTCTCAAGATGGTTAATTATTTACCAGAATGTAAAGTAAAGTAAACTTATGAATTAATTTTTCATTTTTACCGAATATGAATATAGAGCAAATCAAGAGTGCTTTAGATGATGCCGATCCTCAACAACGTATGCGAGGCATTAGAGAATTACGCCAATACGACACAGAAATTGCTGCCCCTTTGCTTATAGAACATATTAAAGATCAAGAGTTCTTAGTCCGCTCTTTTGTGGCTATGGGTTTAGGCAGAAAGCGAAATCCTACCTCTTTTGCAGCCTTACTACAAATGATCCAAGAAGATGGCGATCCTAATGTACGAGCAGAAGCAGCTAATTCCTTGTCTTTATTCGGTGAAGAATCTGTAATTCATTTAAGACAAATGTATGAACATGATCCACATTGGTTAGTACGTCGCAGTATTATTGCAGCTTTAGCAGATTTAGATTCCCCTCAAGAATTATTAGAAATATGTGCAATAGGTATAGCAGGGGATGATCTATCTGTCATCGAATCTTGTATTGAGTGTTTGCGTATACTTGCCAACACCGAGCAACAAGAATCTGCCATAAAATTACTTCTACCGTTGGTTAATGATGATTCCTGGCGTATTAGGATGCAAACCGCTAGAACCTTGAGTAAATATGCTCATCCAGAAGCGATCGCTGCTATAAATCAACTTAAAGGTGATAAAGATCATCGAGTTGTTGGGGCAGCGTTAGAAAGTTTAGTTTAAATTTATCTTGCTTTGATTAGTAGATTAACATCAACAAACAAAAGACTCTTTGATAAAATCATTAGAGAAACATTAACAAATATTACAAAAATCCTTAAATGAAATTATTGGTAGTCGGCGCGACAGGCACTTTGGGCAGACAAGTAGCTCGTCAAGCTTTGGATGAAAATCATGAAGTACGTTGTTTGGTACGCAACCCTAATAAAGCAA
Coding sequences:
- a CDS encoding HEAT domain containing protein; the protein is MNIEQIKSALDDADPQQRMRGIRELRQYDTEIAAPLLIEHIKDQEFLVRSFVAMGLGRKRNPTSFAALLQMIQEDGDPNVRAEAANSLSLFGEESVIHLRQMYEHDPHWLVRRSIIAALADLDSPQELLEICAIGIAGDDLSVIESCIECLRILANTEQQESAIKLLLPLVNDDSWRIRMQTARTLSKYAHPEAIAAINQLKGDKDHRVVGAALESLV